Genomic segment of Sarcophilus harrisii chromosome 4, mSarHar1.11, whole genome shotgun sequence:
atatgtatacatacttatacagttgtcttgctacacaagaaaaatcagatttagaaaaaaaggtaaaaataacctgggaagaaagacaaaaatgtaagcaaacagtaacagaaagagtgtaaatgctatgttgtggtggtccacactcatttcccatagttctttcgttGATTGTAGCTGTCtgtgttcattactgatcaattggaactcatcgttgaagatagccacttccatcagaattgatcctcatatagtattgttgttgaagtgtataatgatcttctagttctgctcatttcacttagcatcagttcatgtaagtctctccagaactctctgaaatcatcctgctggtcatttcttacagaacaataatattccataacattcatataccacaatttacttagtcattctccaattgatgggcatccattcaatttccagtttctagccactataaaaagggctggcacaaacattttctcacatacaggtccctttcccttctttaatatctctttgggatcgtgattaacttttaaaagaagtttaCTAAATCTCTGATGAAGCTCATTCTTAAATCAGGGGCCAATAAGAATAGGCAGGAATTGGGTGAATAATTTCATTCACTTTGCAAGGAACTTTCAGGCCAGAAGTGAATTATTGAGTACATTTTGCCTGACACtgtccttatttcttttcctgtGCTAAAGTCCACTTAAGAATGAAAACTTCCCTACCCTGACTTCATTCATTGCTTTCAGACCCTAGGATTTCtcaatgcagaaaaagaactacacACAGGTGACCATGTTCACCTTCCAGGGATTCTCCAACTTCCATGAGCACCAAATCACGCTTTTTGCAGTGTTCCTCATTTTGTACATCATAACTCTGGCCAGCAATGTCATCATTGTTACCGTCATCTGCTTTGACCGCCATCTTCACACCCCCATGTACTTCTTCCTGAGCATCTTATCCACTTCTGAGACATTGTATACATTGGTCATCATCCCACGAATGCTGTCAAGCCTCATAGGATGGAACCAGTCAATTTCATTGGAAGGTTGCGCCActcaaatgttcttttttgtcaCTTTGGCCATCAACAACTGCTTCCTGCTCACAGTAATGGGTTATGATCGTTATGTGGCCATTTGCAACCCCCTGAGATATATGATTGTCATGAATAAAAAAGTATGTGCTTACTTAGTGTGTGGGGCATTTGCCATTGGTCTGACCATGGCATCTGTACAGGTGACATCCATATTCAGCTTGCCTTTCTGTGAAGCAGAGGTGGCCCACTTCTACTGTGATATCCTCCCCATGATGAAACTTGCCTGTATAGATACAACAATCAATGAGATCATAAACTTTGTTGTCAGCTTAGAAGTGATCCTGGTTCCCATGGGTTTAGTTTTTATCTCTTATATTCTCATTATCTCTGCCATACTCAAAATAGCCTCAGCTGAGGGGCGGAAAAAGACCTTTGCCACTTGTGTCTCTCATCTCACAGTGGTCATTGTCCACTATGGCTGTGCCTCCATTGCCTATCTCAAGCCCAAGTCAGAAAATTCAATGGAACAAGACAGATTACTCTCCATTACTTACACACTCATCACGCCATTGTTGAACCCTGTTGTGTACAGCCTGAGAAATAAAGAAGTCAAGGATGCTCTAAGGCGAGCCATGGGCAAAAAGCTACCCTAAGCAACAGTGTGTTTCTCAAATAATCTTTGGTCCCATAAAGCTTATGTGCTGACTAAAGATATTACAAACAGTTTAAGTGTACAGTTATCCTTGAATTTTAAGCAAAATGCATGCTTCTCCACCACCTATAATTACTATGGGGTTGAGAAACTGGAGACTGGGCAAGGCAAACACTGTGAAAGAGGAAATGGGCACTATGTCCCTACTTGCTTGGTCGTGGGGAATCCTTGATGTTTATTGATTGCTTGAATGTTTAATTAATTCCCACCCAGATTCATTTGGCTTGGCAAAAATGACTATTCTCACTCCTTAGTTCACCTGGAGACAGAAGGTGAGTTTTCTCCAATGGATTAACTAACAAATATCAATCAATCGATATTGTTTGAAcaattatatggaaaaatgtaTAGTGTTGGGAAGAAATGTCAATCACTCCTACTTGTTCACTTCACCCTACTACTGGCTCATTGCCTATGTAATTCTAATGTGAATGTTCTTTATTTGATTTAGGAAGTTGTAACAAAAGGATCTAtaattatctctttctcttctccctttctctctctttttgtctctgattcttcctgTTCATGCCTCCATCTTTATCTGGCTGGATGGCTGTCTTGTCCTCTCCAAACcctgtcaaagaaaaaatattaatgttatcTTCTGTGTTTTTTGGCATGTCTTCCAGATCTAAGTTTGTTAAATTTAACACTGATTGAATTtctaagagggagggagagaaaagggagagggagacagaggcagaaagagacacagacagagagagagacagaaaa
This window contains:
- the LOC100915618 gene encoding putative olfactory receptor 10J6, encoding MRRHNRTEVSEFFFQGFSSFQEHQITLFVVFLALYIFTLAGNVIIVIIIRIDSHLHTPMYFFLSMLSTSETLYSLVIIPQMLSSLVSRDMSISLAGCATQMFFFVTFAINNCFLLTAMGYDRYVAICNPLRYTVIMNRKVCALLIWVAFSIGLIVAVTQVTSVFRLPFCGDFSMQKKNYTQVTMFTFQGFSNFHEHQITLFAVFLILYIITLASNVIIVTVICFDRHLHTPMYFFLSILSTSETLYTLVIIPRMLSSLIGWNQSISLEGCATQMFFFVTLAINNCFLLTVMGYDRYVAICNPLRYMIVMNKKVCAYLVCGAFAIGLTMASVQVTSIFSLPFCEAEVAHFYCDILPMMKLACIDTTINEIINFVVSLEVILVPMGLVFISYILIISAILKIASAEGRKKTFATCVSHLTVVIVHYGCASIAYLKPKSENSMEQDRLLSITYTLITPLLNPVVYSLRNKEVKDALRRAMGKKLP